Genomic segment of Acidobacteriota bacterium:
AAAATTCTCCGATTACAAAGGCAAAGTGCTGGTGGTGGATTTGTGGGCGACCTGGTGCGGCCCCTGCCGGCAGGAAATTCCACACCTCATTGAATTGGCGAATAAGTATAAAGGCGAAGGCGTCGAAGTGATTGGCCTCACCAACGAAGACCCGACTGCCGATGTCGAGAAGGTTCGCGAGTTTTCCAAACAATTCAAAATCAATTATCCGATTGGCTGGGCCGATCAGGAACTGGCCATGAGCATTATGCGCTTGGGCGGACGCCCCGGCATTCCGCAAACGCTCATCATTGGACGCGATGGCCGGGTGCGCAATCATTTCGTCGGGTTTGCCGCGCAAATCAGCGTGCCTCAAATGACGGCGGCACTGGAAGAAGCGATGAAAGCCGGCTAAATGTCGCCAGCAACTATTTTGAAGCAGCCGCCAGCAAGAGCGCGCGGGAAGCCAGTTTCCCGCGCGCTCTTGCTGTTTTCAGCTCTGCCGCAGCGCGTAAGCCAAAATGGCAATCACACTCAGGGCATCGGTGATTCCCCCTGCCCTGACCATCCGCAACGCTTCGGTAAACGGCACGCGGCGCACCTGCAATTTTTCTGTCCCCTCCGGCTGCGCTTCCCCTTGGGTCAAACCGGTCGCCAGATAATACAGCGCCGCTTCATCACTGACGGAGTTCGATAAATGCGCCTGTCCGAGCAGTTCCCAATGCGCCGCCGTCAAGCCGGTTTCCTCCAGCAATTCACGCCGCGCCGCCGCTAACGGTTCTTCCTCCATCGGACAACCGCCTTCGGGAATTTCCCATGAGTACTCATTGAGCGTGTATCGGTATTGCCCCACCAGCCACGTATAACCGTCCGCATCTAACGGCAGCACACCAATCGCTTTGTTTTTGAAATGCACCACCCCGTAAATTCCCGGCTGCCCATCGGGCCGCGTGACTTCGTCGTGCCGCACGGCAATCCAGGGGTTGTCGTAAACGAGCTGGCGTGTTTGTGTCTGCCAGGGATTCTCTTCCAATTTTGATGGCTCGCTTTCTGTGCAAATGATTCGGTGTTGCTGGCGTTGCCGCTGGCGCAGTCTAGCCGATAAGATCACTAGCGGGAAAAGCATGCGTATGAATTTGCAATGGCTAAAACGGCTGCTTGACTGGCGCGGCGGGCGCACCGCCGCCCCTGACGCCAGCGAAGTTGACGCGGCTAACGAACCGGCTGATCCGTATGCGGAACCTGTCGAACTCGAAATCACCGCTGTCTTCGACCTGCATACCATTCCACCCAAACAAGTCAAAGCCGTCGTGACAGAGTATTTGTTCCAAGCCCACGCGCGCGGTTTCATCAGCGTGCGCATCATCCACGGCAAAGGCCGCGGCGTGCAGCGTGAACTGGTGCGCGCGCTCTTACAGCGCACGCCGTTTGTGCGTTGCTATGACGATGCGCCGCCCACGGCGGGCGGCTGGGGAGCGACCAGCGCCGAATTGCTGCCTGCACCGGACGAATCCACCGACGGCAGTGGCGTGCGCCACTTGTGAGAGTCTGCGCGCGCAGTTAAGATTCGGGCGCTTTACCGACAGGCCGTTGCGTTTCGCTCCGACATAGACTGGGGCACGGCGCGCCAATGACTAACCCAAACCAAAGGATCGAGATTCGTGAATCGTTTCCGTCAGCTTATGCAAATGGCGACTTACGCCTGCCTCTTGGGCCTCTGTCTCGCCCCGCTGCTGGCTTGCAAAGAAGCCGCCCCAGCGCCGAACAACGCCGCGCTGGATTCCCTGCTGGCCGACGCCAGTTACGTCACCATCGCGCCCGGTAGTTTTTTGATGGGTTCGCCCGAAACCGAAAAAACCACTGACGACCTGGAACTGCGCGAACGCCCGCAACACCGCGTGACCCTCAGCAAAGGTTTCGAACTCGGCAAATACGAAGTCACGCAAGCCCAATGGGAAGCCGTGATGGGCACGAACCCCAGCCAGTTCAAAGGCGCCACGCTGCCCGTCGAAAACGTTTCCTGGAACGACGTGCAACTCTTTCTCGAACGTCTGGCGCCGCTCGATGATAAACACAGTTACGCGCTGCCCAGCGAGGCGCAGTGGGAATACGCCTGCCGCGCTGGCAGCAGCGGCGATTTCACCGGTCAGGATTTCGAAGAAGAAGA
This window contains:
- a CDS encoding NUDIX hydrolase; the encoded protein is MLFPLVILSARLRQRQRQQHRIICTESEPSKLEENPWQTQTRQLVYDNPWIAVRHDEVTRPDGQPGIYGVVHFKNKAIGVLPLDADGYTWLVGQYRYTLNEYSWEIPEGGCPMEEEPLAAARRELLEETGLTAAHWELLGQAHLSNSVSDEAALYYLATGLTQGEAQPEGTEKLQVRRVPFTEALRMVRAGGITDALSVIAILAYALRQS
- a CDS encoding TlpA family protein disulfide reductase — translated: MSNSANSSNNSSTWSLTKIGLMGSAILLATAVASAFYKSKDSVVGEAPVASNGTMSNAAGGNRSMPASPANPVTLPATVSEASINLLDGGAKKFSDYKGKVLVVDLWATWCGPCRQEIPHLIELANKYKGEGVEVIGLTNEDPTADVEKVREFSKQFKINYPIGWADQELAMSIMRLGGRPGIPQTLIIGRDGRVRNHFVGFAAQISVPQMTAALEEAMKAG
- a CDS encoding Smr/MutS family protein, whose translation is MNLQWLKRLLDWRGGRTAAPDASEVDAANEPADPYAEPVELEITAVFDLHTIPPKQVKAVVTEYLFQAHARGFISVRIIHGKGRGVQRELVRALLQRTPFVRCYDDAPPTAGGWGATSAELLPAPDESTDGSGVRHL